The Papio anubis isolate 15944 chromosome 1, Panubis1.0, whole genome shotgun sequence genome window below encodes:
- the JTB gene encoding protein JTB, giving the protein MPAGSGRHGLPQGRHLCWLLCAFTLKLCQAEAPVQEEKLSASTSNLPCWLVEEFVVTTECSPCSNFQAKTTPECGPTGYVEKITCSSSKRIEFKSCRSALMEQHLFWKFEGAVVFVALIFACLVIIRQRQLDRKALEKVRKQIESI; this is encoded by the exons ATGCCTGCGGGCTCCGGGAGGCATGGCCTCCCCCAGGGCCGCCACCTCTGCTGGTTGCTCTGTGCTTTCACCTTAAAGCTCTG TCAAGCAGAGGCTCCCGTGCAGGAGGAGAAGCTGTCAG CGAGCACCTCAAATTTGCCATGCTGGCTGGTGGAAGAGTTTGTGGTAACAACAGAGTGCTCTCCATGCTCTAATTTCCAGGCT AAAACTACCCCTGAGTGTGGTCCCACAGGGTATGTAGAGAAAATCACATGCAGCTCATCTAAGAGAATTGAGTTCAAAAG CTGCCGCTCAGCTTTGATGGAACAACACTTATTCTGGAAGTTTGAAGGGGCTGTTGTGTTTGTGGCCCTGATCTTCGCTTGTCTTGTCATCATTCGTCAGCGACAACTGGACAGAAAGGCTCTGGAAAAGGTCCGGAAGCAAATTGAGTCCATATAG
- the RAB13 gene encoding ras-related protein Rab-13 isoform X2, producing MAKAYDHLFKLLLIGDSGVGKTCLIIRFAEDNFNNTYISTIGIDFKIRTVDIEGKKIKLQVWDTAGQERFKTITTAYYRGAMGIILVYDITDEKSFENIQNWMKSIKENASAGVERLLLGNKCDMEAKRKVQKEQADKLAREHGIRFFETSAKSSMNVDEAFSSLARDILLKSGGRRSGNGNKPPSTDLKTCDKKNTNKCSLG from the exons ATGGCCAAAGCCTACGACCACCTCTTCAAGTTGCTGCTGATCGGGGACTCGGGGGTGGGCAAGACTTGTCTGATCATTCGCTTTGCAGAGGACAACTTCAACAACACTTACATCTCCACCATTG GAATTGATTTCAAGATTCGCACTGTGGATATAGAGGGGAAGAAGATCAAACTACAAGTCTG GGACACGGCTGGCCAAGAGCGATTCAAGACAATAACTACTGCCTACTACCGTGGAGCCATG GGCATTATCCTAGTATACGACATCACGGATGAGAAATCTTTTGAGAATATTCAGAACTGGATGAAAAGCATCAAGGAG AATGCCTCGGCTGGGGTGGAACGCCTCTTGCTAGGGAACAAATGTGACATGGAGGCCAAGAGGAAGGTGCAGAAGGAGCAGGCCGATAAG TTGGCTCGAGAGCACGGGATCCGATTTTTCGAAACTAGTGCTAAATCCAGTATGAATGTGGATGAG GCTTTTAGCTCCCTGGCCCGGGACATCTTGCTCAAGTCAGGAGGCCGGAGATCA GGAAACGGCAACAAGCCTCCCAGTACTGACCTGAAAACTTGCGACAAGAAGAACACCAACAAGTGCTCCCTGGGCTGA
- the RAB13 gene encoding ras-related protein Rab-13 isoform X1, with protein sequence MAKAYDHLFKLLLIGDSGVGKTCLIIRFAEDNFNNTYISTIGIDFKIRTVDIEGKKIKLQVWDTAGQERFKTITTAYYRGAMNASAGVERLLLGNKCDMEAKRKVQKEQADKLAREHGIRFFETSAKSSMNVDEAFSSLARDILLKSGGRRSGNGNKPPSTDLKTCDKKNTNKCSLG encoded by the exons ATGGCCAAAGCCTACGACCACCTCTTCAAGTTGCTGCTGATCGGGGACTCGGGGGTGGGCAAGACTTGTCTGATCATTCGCTTTGCAGAGGACAACTTCAACAACACTTACATCTCCACCATTG GAATTGATTTCAAGATTCGCACTGTGGATATAGAGGGGAAGAAGATCAAACTACAAGTCTG GGACACGGCTGGCCAAGAGCGATTCAAGACAATAACTACTGCCTACTACCGTGGAGCCATG AATGCCTCGGCTGGGGTGGAACGCCTCTTGCTAGGGAACAAATGTGACATGGAGGCCAAGAGGAAGGTGCAGAAGGAGCAGGCCGATAAG TTGGCTCGAGAGCACGGGATCCGATTTTTCGAAACTAGTGCTAAATCCAGTATGAATGTGGATGAG GCTTTTAGCTCCCTGGCCCGGGACATCTTGCTCAAGTCAGGAGGCCGGAGATCA GGAAACGGCAACAAGCCTCCCAGTACTGACCTGAAAACTTGCGACAAGAAGAACACCAACAAGTGCTCCCTGGGCTGA
- the RPS27 gene encoding 40S ribosomal protein S27 isoform X1, whose translation MPLAKDLLHPSPEEEKRKHKKKRLVQSPNSYFMDVKCPGCYKITTVFSHAQTVVLCVGCSTVLCQPTGGKARLTEGCSFRRKQH comes from the exons ATGCCT CTCGCAAAGGATCTCCTTCATCCCTCcccagaagaggagaagaggaaacacaAGAAGAAACGCCTGGTGCAGAGCCCCAATTCCTACTTCATGGATGTGAAATGCCCAG gaTGCTATAAAATCACCACGGTCTTTAGCCATGCACAAACGGTAGTTTTGTGTGTTGGCTGCTCCACTGTCCTCTGCCAGCCTACAGGAGGAAAAGCAAGGCTTACAGAAG GATGTTCCTTTAGGAGGAAGCAGCACTAA
- the RPS27 gene encoding 40S ribosomal protein S27 isoform X2 codes for MDVKCPGCYKITTVFSHAQTVVLCVGCSTVLCQPTGGKARLTEGCSFRRKQH; via the exons ATGGATGTGAAATGCCCAG gaTGCTATAAAATCACCACGGTCTTTAGCCATGCACAAACGGTAGTTTTGTGTGTTGGCTGCTCCACTGTCCTCTGCCAGCCTACAGGAGGAAAAGCAAGGCTTACAGAAG GATGTTCCTTTAGGAGGAAGCAGCACTAA